In the Paraburkholderia acidisoli genome, CGCGAACGTGTCCATGCCGCAGGCAAAGCCACCGATCAATTGCCCGCCGTTGCGCCCGCTCGCGGCCCATCCCACGCGCGATGCTTCGATCAGGACAACGGAATAACCGCGCTCGGCGAGATTGAGCGCGGCCGATACGCCGGTTAGCCCCGCGCCGATCACGCAGACATCGGCGTGCTGCGAGCCTTCGAGCGCGGAATGCGGCGTGGTGTCGTTGACGGTGGCCGCGTACCACGAAGGCGCGTGCGGTTGATTCGCGAATTTGAGCATAGAGAAAGCGCGGCGGGTGGCCACTGAACGACGCGGGTCGCCCGCCGTCGCGCTGTTAGAACGAGTAGATGAACTGCGCGCCGAGCAGATCGTTGCTCTTGCTGTACGAGCCGTCGTTGCGCAGGAATACGCGCTGCGAGGACCAGTCGTGGCGATATTCGACCTTCACTGTGATCGCCTGCGTGGGGTAGAACAGCAGATCGAGCGCCACGTCCTGACGCACCGCGCCCTTGCACTCGAAGCCGTAACCGCCGCCCGCCTGCGAATTCGCGAGGCAATCCGCGCCAATGCCGAAACCGTTGTACGGGTCCATGCCGTTCGAATTCAACGCGACGCCGCCGCCACCGCCGCCGTTCTTCGTGTCGGCGAGCAGGTCGTAACGCAGCGTCGCGCCCATGCGGCCGACCACCGGCGCGTTGAACTTGCGATGCGCGAGCAGCGAGAAGCCGTACCACTGCGCGTTGCCGCCGTTGAATGCGGCGCGCTGCTGCTGGCCGTAATCGAGTTCGGCGTTGTATTGAATGTCGGCGAGCGTGTAGGTCGCGTCGAGTTCGCCGAACAGGAAGTAGCCGCCCGAGCTCGCCGCCTGGCCGCCCACGCCATAGGTCGTCGTGCCCGAGGTGGCGTCGAACGCGCTTGGCAGCGTTTGACGCCCGACGTTGACCGAGCCGCCGATATCGAGCGCGCTCGACATCGTGTAGTCCGCGCGTGCCGTGAAGGTCGGGATCTTGTTGCTCGCGGTGATCGGGTCGCCCAGCGCGTTCTGGCCGGTTTGCGTGGTCGCGCCATAGGTGCGGTACTGCTCGTTGCCCACCATGAACTTGAAGGCCCACTTGCTGCCGTCGGGCGTGTAGTTCCAGCCCACGCCCACGTAGCTGCCCGGGTCCGAGAAGTCGTAGAGCAGGTTGTGCGTGAGCGTGAGCATCTGGTTCGACTGCTGCACTTCGTAGCCGCCAAAGCTCGGCATCAAACCGGCGACGAACGTGCTCGTCGACGTCATCGGAATCGTGATGACCGCCGTGTTCAGGATGTTGTTGCCGATATTGCCGTGCGAGTCCTGCAGCAGCGTGATGCCGTTGCCGCGATTGGGCATGAGCGTGATTTCGGCCGAAGGCGCCATCGGGCCCACGCCGAACGTCTTCTTGATGTCGAGATAGAGATCGCCGAACGTGCTGTTGAAGTAGTTGTAGACGCTTTCGTGATTCGCGAACAGGAACGACGAACTGCTGCCCGCGCGGTTATACAAGTAGGTGGGGTCGAGATAGCCGGTGATCGACAGACCCGCGAGCGGGCCGGTCGTGGCCGCGTCGGTGAGCGAATCCACCTTGAGTTGCTGGCTCGCGATCTGCTGCTTCATCGAGTCGACGTCGTCGTTGGTCAGGCGCGCGGGCGCCTTGCCGTAATCGGGCGAACTAATGTCGATGGCGGGCGCGGGTGCCGCCGCCGTGCCCGCGCTACTCGCCACGATTGGCGCATTCTTCCCGCCTGTTTTCGATTGTGCGATCTCGGTCTTGAGCGACTTCACCTCCTTTTGCAGCGCATTGAGCTGCGCCTGCAGGGCTTTGATCTGTTCGCTGGTCGAGTCCGCCAATGCGAGCCCAGGCAGTGCCCCGGCCACCAGCAAACAGATTAGCTTCTTCTTCATTGGGAATTCTCCTTGTCGTTATGGCAGAGTCGTTCGAGTGGGTCAGGCAGCGCGTCGCCCGATCGGCGCGCCCACGGCGGTTGCGGGCGGCGTCAGGCTTTCGGCGGGGTCGGGTTGGACGAAGGCGAGTTGCATGTCGCGCATGCGCTTCTTTTCGCGTGCGCTCATCAACTGGTTCACGGCAATCACGCCGATCGTGACGGCGGTGATGAAGAGCGTGGCGAGCGCGTTCATCTCCGGATTGAGGCCCAGACGCACGCGCGAGAACACCACGAGCGGCAGCGTGGTCGAGCCCGGGCCCGAGAGGAACGCGGAGAGCACGAGGTCGTCGATCGAGAGCGTGAACGAGAGCAGCCAGCCCGAGAGCAGCGCCTGCGAGATGAGCGGCAAGGTGACGACGAAGAACACCTTGAGCGGCGTTGCGCCGAGATCGAGCGCCGCTTCTTCGAGCGACTGGTTCATCTCCTTCACGCGCGACTGCACGATGATCGCCACATACGACACGCACAGCATGAC is a window encoding:
- a CDS encoding ABC transporter permease subunit, encoding MIKPNRTLQSGVLTFGFLFLYIPIVSLVVYSFNESKLVTVWSGFSLKWYAALLQDDELLSAAWLSLKIGLMTAFASVVIGTWAGFVLARMGRFRGFTLYTGMINAPLVIPEVIQGISLLLLFVALEQMLGWPKGRGIVTIWIGHVMLCVSYVAIIVQSRVKEMNQSLEEAALDLGATPLKVFFVVTLPLISQALLSGWLLSFTLSIDDLVLSAFLSGPGSTTLPLVVFSRVRLGLNPEMNALATLFITAVTIGVIAVNQLMSAREKKRMRDMQLAFVQPDPAESLTPPATAVGAPIGRRAA
- a CDS encoding DUF3138 family protein, encoding MKKKLICLLVAGALPGLALADSTSEQIKALQAQLNALQKEVKSLKTEIAQSKTGGKNAPIVASSAGTAAAPAPAIDISSPDYGKAPARLTNDDVDSMKQQIASQQLKVDSLTDAATTGPLAGLSITGYLDPTYLYNRAGSSSSFLFANHESVYNYFNSTFGDLYLDIKKTFGVGPMAPSAEITLMPNRGNGITLLQDSHGNIGNNILNTAVITIPMTSTSTFVAGLMPSFGGYEVQQSNQMLTLTHNLLYDFSDPGSYVGVGWNYTPDGSKWAFKFMVGNEQYRTYGATTQTGQNALGDPITASNKIPTFTARADYTMSSALDIGGSVNVGRQTLPSAFDATSGTTTYGVGGQAASSGGYFLFGELDATYTLADIQYNAELDYGQQQRAAFNGGNAQWYGFSLLAHRKFNAPVVGRMGATLRYDLLADTKNGGGGGGVALNSNGMDPYNGFGIGADCLANSQAGGGYGFECKGAVRQDVALDLLFYPTQAITVKVEYRHDWSSQRVFLRNDGSYSKSNDLLGAQFIYSF